CACGTCAAAGGGGAGATAGCAACGACCTCCAAGCAGGCGATTTATAACAATCTCAGTGCCTTAGTGGAAAAGGGAATTTTACGAGAGATCAAACCCAAGGGTAGCTCTTCTCTCTACGAGACCCGAGTGAACGATAATCACCACCATCTCATTTGTCGTGAGTGTCAAAGTGTGACGGATGTGGCTTGTAAAAGTCATGCCCCTTGTTTGCACGTCGATGATCAACACGGATTTGAGATTGATGAGGCCGAAATAGTTTTTTGGGGAACGTGTCCATCGTGTTCCTCAACACCGAATAATCAAAAAGGAGAAAATGCATGAGCGAAGCTAGATGTCCTGTCGCGCACGGGGCAAACTCAAATAAAGAAAAAGGAAATATTGACTGGTGGCCCAAAAATTTAAACCTCGATATTCTCCATCAACACGATCAAAAGACAAAACCGTTTAATGGGTCTTTCAACTATCGTGAAGAAGTAAAAAAATTAGACTACAAAGCTCTCGAGGCTGATATGCACCAACTGATGAAAGAAAGTCAGGATTGGTGGCCAGCGGACTGGGGTAACTATGCAGGGCTTATGGTCAGACTTGCTTGGCACAGTGCAGGTACATATCGTACGGCGGATGGTCGTGGCGGTGGTGGTACCGGTGATCATCGTTTTGCTCCTCTGAACTCTTGGCCAGATAATACAAACTTAGATAAAGCTCGTCGACTCTTATGGCCCATCAAGAAAAAGTACGGCAATAAAATTAGCTGGGCAGATTTAATGATCTTGGCTGGAAACATCGGATATGAGTCAACCGGTTTTAAAACCTTTGGATTTTCTTATGGCCGCGAAGATATCTGGCATCCGAATAAAGATATTTACTGGGGACCAGAAGCGGAAGCCTTAGCATCAGATCGTCACGACGATAAAGATGATGCGTCGTCTCTTCAAGGGCCGTTAGCGGCAAACCACATGGCGTTGATTTATGTGAACCCAGAAGGATTTGAGGGCAACCCCGATCCCCTAAAAACCGCGCAACATATAAGAGAAACCTTCGGTCGTATGGCGATGAATGATGAAGAAACTGTTGCTTTAACTGCGGGTGGTCACACTATTGGTAAAGCCCATGGTAATGGCGATGGAGCAAACTTAGAAGCCGAGCCTGAGGGTGCGGACATTCATGAGCAAGGATTAGGCTGGATGAATAATACTACTCGTGGTGTAGGGCGTGATACCGTGACTTCTGGTATCGAAGGTGCTTGGACCACAGAGCCGATGAAATTTGATAATGGTTACTTTTACATGCTCTTCAACTATGAGTGGGAGTTAAAGAAGAGCCCTGCGGGTTCTTGGCAGTATGAGCCTATCAACATCAAAGAAGAAGATAAGCCGGTTGATGTCGAAGATCCCTCTATTCGCTACAACCCGATTATGACTGATGCAGATATGGCAATGATCAAAGATCCAATTTATCGTGAGATCTCGGAGAAGTTCTACAAAGACCATGAGTACTTCAAAGATGCTTTTGCTCGTGCGTGGTTTAAGTTAACACACCGTGATATGGGTCCAAGCAATCGATATATTGGACATGACTTACCGAAGGAAGATTTAATTTGGCAAGATCCCGTTCCAGCTGGTAACTCCAACTATGACGTTGATGCTCTTAAAGCAAAAATTAAAGCGAGTGGACTGAGCGTTCAAGAATTAGTGGCGACTGCATGGGATAGTGCCCGTACGTATCGTGGCTCTGATCTTCGTGGTGGAGCGAACGGTGCTCGTATTCGACTAGCCCCTCAAAAAGATTGGGCAGGAAATGAGCCGGAGCGTTTATCCAAAGTGCTGGGTGTCCTCGAGCCTCTTGCTGCAGAAGCAGGAGCGAGCGTTGCTGATACTATCGTCCTAGCTGGAAACGTGGGATTAGAGATGGCCATTGAAGCTGCCGGATCTAAAGCTACTGTTCCATTCAGCCCAGGTCGTGGAGATGCTACTCAGGAAATGACTGATGTGGAATCCTTTGCTCACCTAGAGCCGATCCATGATGGTTTTCGAAACTGGAAAAAAGAAAACTACACTGAAAGTGGTGAGGAACTCCTTTTAGATCGAGCTCAATTAATGGGTCTGACCGCTGTGGAGATGACTGTGCTTTTAGGTGGAATGAGAGCCATGGGAGCTAATCACGGAGGTAACCAAAATGGCGTCTTTACTGACAAAGTAGGTGCTTTAACTAATGATTTCTTTGTGAATTTGGTTGATATGGCCCATAAATGGAAGCCATCTAATGGTCACTATGAAATCGTTGATCGAGCAAGTGGGGATGTGAAATGGAACGCGACTTCTGTAGACTTAGTATTTGGTTCCAATTCGATCTTACGTTCCTATGCAGAAGTCTACGCTCAAGACGATAATAAAGAGAAGTTCATTGAGGACTTCGTGGCAGCATGGACAAAGGTCATGAATGCAGATCGTTTTGATCTAGCCGCACACTAAAAACAATTACGAGCAAGTCTTATTATATAGTGAAATAATGAGACTTGCTCACTAATGTCGCTTATACAATTTAAGCATATCAATTCTCATATTTTTAGAGTTAAATTTTCATATGTTAAAAATTATTGTTGTACTTTTCTCATGGTTTGCAACTGCAAATCTGTGGGCTTTTGATAACGTTAAACTCTCACTCGATTGGGTTCCCCAGGGTGAGCATGGTGGATTCTTTCAAGCGATCGCTAAGGGATATTATGCAGACCAAAATATAGAATTAGAAATTATTCCAGGCGGTCCTTCTGTTAATACCAAAGCAATGCTGATGGCTGACCAAGTCGAATTTAATATTGGTGGTAGTGCTGGCGCCTTAAATTATGCTAAGCAAGATTTACCATTCACAGCTGTTGCTGCTTTTTTCCAAAAAACACCCCAAGTGTTAATGTCTCATCCTAATGTCGGCATTGATCACCCATCTGATTTTAAAGGAAAAACAATTTTCCTTTCTAACTTTGGAAGACTTTCTTTCTGGGGTTTCATTAAAAATAAATATGACTTATCTGATGATCAGCTAGAGAGTTATAATTTTAACTCGCAACCTTTTATTGATGATCCTCAATCTGTTCAACAAGGGTATTTATCCAGCGAACCCTTTGCGATCAAAAAAGCAGCTGGGTTTGAGCCTGTTGTCCACTTACTCGCGGACCACGGCTTTAGTGCTTATGCCAATACCATTGAAGCATCCGATAAATTGATTGCAGAAAATCCTGATCTCATTAATCGATTTCTGACCGCTTCCCGTCAAGGGTGGGAGGATTATCTCAATAACGATCCTCAACCAGCTTTTGATTTAATCCAGCAACTTAACCCTGACATGCCTTCCGACAAACTTGCGTATGCTCACAGTAAAATGATTGAGTATAATATCGTTACTGGCAATGGGGAGAAGATTGGTTCGATGAGTGCTGATCGTTGGAAAGAATTTTATGAAATGTCAGTAGAATTAGGCATTTATGATAGCGAATTCGACCACGAAAAAGCTTACACTTTAGAATTTTCTAACTAAAATAAGCCCCGCTATGAGTTTGCGGGTATTATCAGATACGGATCGCCAGACCAAATTGGCCGATGGGCGGTCCAATGTCTTAGCGCAATTAGAGGGGGTTTCCAAGAAATTTGCTGGAGCCTCCCATAATGCCCTAGAAGATATTAAGCTGGAGGTTTTCCAAAAAGACTTTTTATCCATCGTGGGTCCTTCCGGCTGTGGCAAGACCTCGTTACTGAAGATGATGTGTGGCTTGATCAAACCCACCTCCGGTAAAATTAGCTGGCCTACCTCCAACTTTCAAAACTCACCCGAAAACCCAGCCAATTTAAGTTATGTTTTCCAAGAGCCCAATCTGCTTCCGTGGATGAATGTTTATGAAAACATCAAACTTCCTTTAAAAATTGTCAAAGAAGATACGTATAGCGCCGATGAAAAAATTTATGAGATCATTAACCTAGTCGGGCTCCAAGGGTTTGAGGGATATTATCCAAGACAACTCTCCGGAGGGATGAGTATGCGTGTTTCGATCGCTCGTGCGCTCGTCACTCAACCAAAAGTGTTACTCATGGATGAACCCTTTAGTGCACTGGATGAAACCAGACGATTTGAATTAAGCCAAGAAATTTTAAAAATTAAAAAAGAGAAAAATTTAACAGTAATCTATGTCACTCACTCTATTTATGAGTCTGTTTATTTGAGTGATCGGATTTATGTCATGCAACCTAACCCAGGAAAAGTTTTTGAGGAGTTTGATTTCTCAGGAATTGAGAAAAATGAAGACTATCGATTTACCCCTGAGTTTTTTGAACAAGCCAAAGTCGTCTCTGACTCCCTGCAGCGAGCCCAACATGCCTAAGACCTATTCCATAATTGTGATCGTGAGTCTCTTCATTTTATGGGAAGTTCTTTTTCATGCTTTAAATTTACGATGGTACTTACTCCCACCCCCCTCCATGATCTTAGAGTCCATCCAATCTAACTTTATTTCTTTAATGGGGTCTCTGGCGGTAACTATTAAAGTTACTCTCACCGCTCTGATGGCCTCTGTAATAATAAGTGTTTGCTTAGCAATCATTTTCTACTTCTCTAAAATTGTAGAGCGCTCGATGATGCCCATTACGGTTATACTTCAAGTCACACCGATCATCGCGATTGCTCCGCTAATCTCAATTTGGGTGGATAGTTCTCAAATGGCAACGTTAATATGCGCGTTTTTAGTGGCTTTTTTTCCTTTATTAACGAATACGATTTCAGGCCTGAAAAGCACAGAACGAAACCATCTTGATTTAATGAAACTCTATCGAGCTAATAAATATCAATTATTACGCTATGTGGTGTTACCGAATGCGCTGCCCTACTTTCTGTCAGGTTTAAAAATTAGCACGGGTTTAGCTCTGATCGGCGCCATTGTTGGAGAATTTGTCATTGGTCCTATTTCTGGTCATAGCGGTTTGGCTTACCGCATTATTGAGTCGGGATATCAATTAGAAATCCCAAAAATGTTTGCTTCCGTCTTTTTAATTTCTATCACCGGTATACTTTTATATAACGCGGTTCGCCTGTTAAGCTTTATGATCTTGAGAAATTGGCATTCAAGCTTCAGTGAAGCAGAATAATCTAGCCGTCGAAATTAATTCGATTTAAAATTTGAATTACAGATGCTCTATTTTTAGCTATAGAGGATAAAGAAAGATCATCAAAAATAACATCTTGAGCTATTGATTGAACTTTAGGGGAAGGCTGAACTGTCTCTAAAACAGGAAATTCATTATTGTCATTAGCATAAACCGACTGTGACTCTTCACTTAGCAAGAATGAAACTAATTTATTAGCTAAATCTTTGGTTTCTTCATTAAGTAACGCTACTCCTGAGATATTCACATGAGCACCTCTATTAGTTTGATTAGGGAATACGATCTTAGCTTTCTCTAACCAAATCTTTTGATCCTCATTCTCCATCATTTGAAAATAATAGTAATGATTACCAATACTAATATCACAAACACCAGCGTAAATGGCTTTAACTTGATCACGATCATTGCCTTGTGGTTTTCTAGCTAAATTCGATTTCAAAACAGTTAAATAATTCTCCAGCCACTCATCTCCATGGTGAGCTAACAAAGAAGCAAATAGAGAAATATTATAGGGATGAAATCCTGAGCGCGTACAAATTTTACCTTTGAATTGATCGGAGATTAGATCCTCATAATTCAATTGCTGATTAGCAAGTGACTCATTGACATAAAACACACGAGCTCGTTGTGTTAGACCTACCCAATCTTTACTTTGAAATTTTTCAGGAATATCAAAGGATTGATCAAATGAAATGCTAGCACCAGCCTCTGCTACATCAATTAAGCGTGATATATCTGATGATAAATACAGATCTGCTACTGGTCTCTTTTTTTCTAAAATCGCTTTTTGAACTAAGCCTTTTTGAGAGTAAATCCACTCTACTTTAATACCACTTTGATCTTCAAACTTTTCTAAAAGAGGCTCAATTAATAAGGGCTGCCTTTCAGAATAAATTTTTAACTCTGCTGCCTTAATATTGCTAAATAAAATAATATATAAAGCACAAAAAATAAGACTTTTTATAAATATAGATTGAGTGCTTTTCATAATTTTAATCTAGTTATAAATCAAAAAAATCAGAACTTAAATTTAATAAACTTACTTGTAAATTTAGTCACATCTACTGAGCGAATTGGCTATCTCTAAAATTAATTCATTATACATTTTAGGACCTACTTCAATATTAGCCCCCAAAGGGTCTAAAACACTCGTTGATACGTTCATATCAGCTGAGAGCATTTCAATAATCTTAGGATTATATTGAGGTTCTGAAAAAATACATTTCACATTATCGTGCTCAATTAATTCTTGAATCTCTGCTATCTGTTTTGCTCCTGGTAAAACTTCAGGGTTTAGAGTCAAAGCTCCAGCGGCCTTGATGTTAAATCTATTTTCAAAATATTGATAAGCATCATGAAAAACTATGAAGCTTGGATTATTTTGAACAATAATGCTTACTCGATCAATCAGATCATCCAATGAAGAAATCATTTTTTCAGCATTTTTTTCATAATTAGACTTATTTTGAGGATCTAACTCAGATAATTCATGAGCTATTTCTGAAATCATAACTTTTGCATTCTCTGGATCTAGCCAAATGTGGGCATCAAATTCTCCATGATTATGTCCATCATGGCTTGAGTCATCATCTTCATCTTCATGGCCGTGATGATCGTCGTGACCGTGGTCATCGTGGTCATCATCTTTATGACCATCATCGTCATGATCATCATGTCCTTCATGTTCATCTTCATGGCCGTGATGATCGTCGTGATCATCATGATCGTTCATTTCTCTAAATTTTAGTTTTTTAATTGATTTTAAATCCATAAAAGAGATTTGAACTGCATTTTTAGCCAGTGAATTTAATGGTTTTTCCATAAAACTCTCTAAATCTTCTCCAATCCAAAAGACAATGTCGGCTTCCTCTAGTATTTTGGCATGTGACGGCTTCAGGGAAAAATTATGAGGAGAGTTACTACCTTCTATAATTAGGGTGGGATTGCTGACGCCGTCCATGACACCACTCACAAGAGAGTGAATTGGTTTAATTGTTGTGACTACTTTAATTTCAGCGATAGCTGAAAAACTGCTAAATAAAAGAGCTATTCCAAAAAGGATTGATTTTTTAATTAAATTCATGTTTATTGCCTTATCAATGTAATAATATTACATATGTAATATTATAACATTACAAACAAGTCAAATAAGAAACATGGATAATACTTTAATTCAATTAAATAACTGTGGAATACTTCGCAATCGTAAGTGGTTAGTAAGAGGAGTTTCTTTAACTGTTGATCGTGGACAGATTGTAACCCTTATTGGTCCTAATGGATCGGGAAAATCAACAACTGCAAAAATGGCTTTAGGTATAATGAAACCGGATGAAGGAGATAACTCAATCAAAGAAAACTTGAAAATATCATATGTTCCCCAAAAACTTGTTATTGATTGGTCGCTTCCTTTACGAGTTCTTGATTTCATGAATTTAACTGAAAATTATGAACGCTCTATAATTAATGAAATGCTGACTATCACTGGTATTCAACATTTACAAAATGAAGATGTTCGAAATCTTTCAGGAGGAGAATTTCAACGACTTTTAATGGCAAGAGCTATTGCCAAAAAGCCAGATTTTTTAGTTCTCGATGAACCCGTCCAAGGGGTTGATTACGCCGGAGAAATTGCTCTCTATCAAATTATTCAAGATATTAGAAAAAATTTAAATTGTGGCATTTTACTAATCTCGCACAATCTTCATGTAGTTATGTCTCAAACCAATCATGTGATTTGTTTAAATGGACATATTTGCTGTTCTGGGGAGCCCAAGTCAATTGTCAAAAATCCTGAATACATCAAACTTTTTGGAGAGAATATGGATCCTACGTTGGCTTTTTATAAACATGAACATGACCATCATCATCACCCTGATGGCAGCGTGGATCATTCCCATTAATTACATGTTTGAGGATTTTCTTTTTCGAGCTTTTGTTGCTGGTATTGGATTAGCATTAATTGCAGGTCCTTTGGGCTGTTTTATTGTTTGGCGAAGATTGTCTTATTTTGGTGATACTCTTGCTCACTCAGCTTTATTGGGAGTGGTCATCGGCTATGCTTTAAATCTAAATTTCATCATTTCTGTTTTCGTCATATCAGCTTTGATATCTCTGTCTTTGTTATACCTACAAAAAAGAACTACTCTTCCTAATGATGCCTTGTTAGGACTCTTAGCTCATTCCGTCTTATCGATAGGGTTAGTGTTGCTAGGTATTCTTTCATTTATTCGCATCGATTTAATGAGTTTACTATTTGGCGATATCTTGGCTGTTAACGTTCAAGATTTAATGATTGTATGGGCAGGAGGAGGCCTGTCTTTATTAATTTTAATTTATATTTGGAGGCCATTATTTGCGGGAACGGTCAATTTAGAATTAGCCAAAGCTGAGGGATTAAATCCAGAATTAGCAAATACGATTTTTACTTTACTAATTGCTTTGGTCATTGCCATCTCCATAAAAATTGTTGGCATTTTACTAATCACTGGCTTACTTATTATCCCAGCTGCGGCATCGAGAAATCTATCTAGCTATCCAATTCAAATGGCGGTTGTCTCCAGTTTACTAGGAGTACTTGCCGTTATAACTGGTTTGCTTTCCTCTATCAACTGGGACACGTCTACGGGTCCTACTATATTAAGTGCAGCACTTGGAATTTTTATTCTGACACTTTTTCCATGGAAAAAATTGCCAATATTCGAAAAAAAAAATAGATTAGTAAAATAGAAAATGAGTACATCAGAGACATCACTATCAAAAAAAATTCAAAGTCCTACTTTGACAAAAAATCAAAAAATTGTTTTAGATTTATTAGAAAATTCAGCTGAACCATTAAAGGCCTATTCCATATTAGCAAGTCTACAAAAAGAAGGTCTCAAGTCTCCCTTACAGGTATATCGAGCACTCGATAAATTGGTTGAATTAGGCAAAATCCATAAAATTGAAAGCAAAAATTCCTTTATTATTTGCAATAACTCGAATTGTGCAAATTCTAGCAATACTGTATTTGCCATTTGTGAAAAATGTGAAAATGTCAGAGAGATTAAAAATACCCAACTTTTCGAGGGCGTTAGCCAATTAGCAAAAAAACACCGCCTGAATGTGAATCGATATAACTTAGAGTTTT
The window above is part of the alpha proteobacterium HIMB59 genome. Proteins encoded here:
- a CDS encoding transcriptional regulator, Fur family (PFAM: Ferric uptake regulator family) gives rise to the protein MQTEIEKLLKSKDLSLTSVRLAVLEVLHHHPHSDADTIYQHVKGEIATTSKQAIYNNLSALVEKGILREIKPKGSSSLYETRVNDNHHHLICRECQSVTDVACKSHAPCLHVDDQHGFEIDEAEIVFWGTCPSCSSTPNNQKGENA
- a CDS encoding catalase/peroxidase HPI (PFAM: Peroxidase~TIGRFAM: catalase/peroxidase HPI); translated protein: MSEARCPVAHGANSNKEKGNIDWWPKNLNLDILHQHDQKTKPFNGSFNYREEVKKLDYKALEADMHQLMKESQDWWPADWGNYAGLMVRLAWHSAGTYRTADGRGGGGTGDHRFAPLNSWPDNTNLDKARRLLWPIKKKYGNKISWADLMILAGNIGYESTGFKTFGFSYGREDIWHPNKDIYWGPEAEALASDRHDDKDDASSLQGPLAANHMALIYVNPEGFEGNPDPLKTAQHIRETFGRMAMNDEETVALTAGGHTIGKAHGNGDGANLEAEPEGADIHEQGLGWMNNTTRGVGRDTVTSGIEGAWTTEPMKFDNGYFYMLFNYEWELKKSPAGSWQYEPINIKEEDKPVDVEDPSIRYNPIMTDADMAMIKDPIYREISEKFYKDHEYFKDAFARAWFKLTHRDMGPSNRYIGHDLPKEDLIWQDPVPAGNSNYDVDALKAKIKASGLSVQELVATAWDSARTYRGSDLRGGANGARIRLAPQKDWAGNEPERLSKVLGVLEPLAAEAGASVADTIVLAGNVGLEMAIEAAGSKATVPFSPGRGDATQEMTDVESFAHLEPIHDGFRNWKKENYTESGEELLLDRAQLMGLTAVEMTVLLGGMRAMGANHGGNQNGVFTDKVGALTNDFFVNLVDMAHKWKPSNGHYEIVDRASGDVKWNATSVDLVFGSNSILRSYAEVYAQDDNKEKFIEDFVAAWTKVMNADRFDLAAH
- a CDS encoding NMT1/THI5 family protein (PFAM: NMT1/THI5 like), with protein sequence MLKIIVVLFSWFATANLWAFDNVKLSLDWVPQGEHGGFFQAIAKGYYADQNIELEIIPGGPSVNTKAMLMADQVEFNIGGSAGALNYAKQDLPFTAVAAFFQKTPQVLMSHPNVGIDHPSDFKGKTIFLSNFGRLSFWGFIKNKYDLSDDQLESYNFNSQPFIDDPQSVQQGYLSSEPFAIKKAAGFEPVVHLLADHGFSAYANTIEASDKLIAENPDLINRFLTASRQGWEDYLNNDPQPAFDLIQQLNPDMPSDKLAYAHSKMIEYNIVTGNGEKIGSMSADRWKEFYEMSVELGIYDSEFDHEKAYTLEFSN
- a CDS encoding ABC transporter (PFAM: ABC transporter), with amino-acid sequence MSLRVLSDTDRQTKLADGRSNVLAQLEGVSKKFAGASHNALEDIKLEVFQKDFLSIVGPSGCGKTSLLKMMCGLIKPTSGKISWPTSNFQNSPENPANLSYVFQEPNLLPWMNVYENIKLPLKIVKEDTYSADEKIYEIINLVGLQGFEGYYPRQLSGGMSMRVSIARALVTQPKVLLMDEPFSALDETRRFELSQEILKIKKEKNLTVIYVTHSIYESVYLSDRIYVMQPNPGKVFEEFDFSGIEKNEDYRFTPEFFEQAKVVSDSLQRAQHA
- a CDS encoding Binding-protein-dependent transport system inner membrane component (PFAM: Binding-protein-dependent transport system inner membrane component), whose amino-acid sequence is MILESIQSNFISLMGSLAVTIKVTLTALMASVIISVCLAIIFYFSKIVERSMMPITVILQVTPIIAIAPLISIWVDSSQMATLICAFLVAFFPLLTNTISGLKSTERNHLDLMKLYRANKYQLLRYVVLPNALPYFLSGLKISTGLALIGAIVGEFVIGPISGHSGLAYRIIESGYQLEIPKMFASVFLISITGILLYNAVRLLSFMILRNWHSSFSEAE
- a CDS encoding extracellular solute-binding protein (PFAM: Bacterial extracellular solute-binding protein) codes for the protein MKSTQSIFIKSLIFCALYIILFSNIKAAELKIYSERQPLLIEPLLEKFEDQSGIKVEWIYSQKGLVQKAILEKKRPVADLYLSSDISRLIDVAEAGASISFDQSFDIPEKFQSKDWVGLTQRARVFYVNESLANQQLNYEDLISDQFKGKICTRSGFHPYNISLFASLLAHHGDEWLENYLTVLKSNLARKPQGNDRDQVKAIYAGVCDISIGNHYYYFQMMENEDQKIWLEKAKIVFPNQTNRGAHVNISGVALLNEETKDLANKLVSFLLSEESQSVYANDNNEFPVLETVQPSPKVQSIAQDVIFDDLSLSSIAKNRASVIQILNRINFDG
- a CDS encoding periplasmic solute-binding family protein (PFAM: Periplasmic solute binding protein family), whose product is MNLIKKSILFGIALLFSSFSAIAEIKVVTTIKPIHSLVSGVMDGVSNPTLIIEGSNSPHNFSLKPSHAKILEEADIVFWIGEDLESFMEKPLNSLAKNAVQISFMDLKSIKKLKFREMNDHDDHDDHHGHEDEHEGHDDHDDDGHKDDDHDDHGHDDHHGHEDEDDDSSHDGHNHGEFDAHIWLDPENAKVMISEIAHELSELDPQNKSNYEKNAEKMISSLDDLIDRVSIIVQNNPSFIVFHDAYQYFENRFNIKAAGALTLNPEVLPGAKQIAEIQELIEHDNVKCIFSEPQYNPKIIEMLSADMNVSTSVLDPLGANIEVGPKMYNELILEIANSLSRCD
- a CDS encoding ABC transporter (PFAM: ABC transporter), whose product is MDNTLIQLNNCGILRNRKWLVRGVSLTVDRGQIVTLIGPNGSGKSTTAKMALGIMKPDEGDNSIKENLKISYVPQKLVIDWSLPLRVLDFMNLTENYERSIINEMLTITGIQHLQNEDVRNLSGGEFQRLLMARAIAKKPDFLVLDEPVQGVDYAGEIALYQIIQDIRKNLNCGILLISHNLHVVMSQTNHVICLNGHICCSGEPKSIVKNPEYIKLFGENMDPTLAFYKHEHDHHHHPDGSVDHSH
- a CDS encoding ABC3 family transporter (PFAM: ABC 3 transport family), which encodes MTIIITLMAAWIIPINYMFEDFLFRAFVAGIGLALIAGPLGCFIVWRRLSYFGDTLAHSALLGVVIGYALNLNFIISVFVISALISLSLLYLQKRTTLPNDALLGLLAHSVLSIGLVLLGILSFIRIDLMSLLFGDILAVNVQDLMIVWAGGGLSLLILIYIWRPLFAGTVNLELAKAEGLNPELANTIFTLLIALVIAISIKIVGILLITGLLIIPAAASRNLSSYPIQMAVVSSLLGVLAVITGLLSSINWDTSTGPTILSAALGIFILTLFPWKKLPIFEKKNRLVK
- a CDS encoding transcriptional regulator, Fur family (PFAM: Ferric uptake regulator family), producing the protein MSTSETSLSKKIQSPTLTKNQKIVLDLLENSAEPLKAYSILASLQKEGLKSPLQVYRALDKLVELGKIHKIESKNSFIICNNSNCANSSNTVFAICEKCENVREIKNTQLFEGVSQLAKKHRLNVNRYNLEFYELCKNCKTN